The DNA region GTAGAGCAGATAAAGCGGGAGTATCTCTTGCTATCTATATAAGACGGAGTGGAAGTGGTCAGGCGGGTCCACACACTACTTCATTTAAAGTATTATTGTCCGTGTTAAACGTGTTATCCCTATAATTTGTCAGGTAGCAGTAGACAGGTTACCAGGAACTGTGGCCTGCATCCTGGGCACCGTCACCaggtatcttcagatgatttcggggctttagtgtccccgcggcccggtcctcgaccaggcctccacccccaggaagcagcttgtgacagctgactaacacccaggtacctattttactgctaggtaacaggggcatagggtgaaagaaactctgcccattgtttctcgccggcgcctgggatcgaacccgggaccacaggatcacaagtccagtgtgctgtccgctcggccgacgggcTCCCTGGGAAGTAACTATGGAAGTACCTGGATGATGAAAGTCTAAGTACATGGTTCTGccaatttatatatatgaaaaaGACTAAAGACTAACAAATCCCGCTTAATGCCCCAAGAAGACAAGAGTGGTGGTGAAGGCTGGGCAGATGGTGCCCCCCCTGAGtgttcacaacctggttgataacATTCAACATAACACACTGTTATCCAAGCTTGTGAAACATGGAGGAGGAGTAACAGCCAGGGCGGTCAGAGAGTACCTCCATGATAGGAACCAAAGGGTTAAGATGAGTTAAGAGGCCTCACAGGGAAGAGAAGTCAGCAGCGTCAATATTGACACCAACTGTCCCTCCTCATGTCCATGACCTTAATGAGGAAGATGAGGCAGTTATGTCCCGTGACCCATAATTGACCTGGGACGACCCATACAAGGTCACGGGCGGTCGCTGACAGTCACTACACTTCAAGGGGGACATAGTataaggcaggggggggggataatacaATCTGATACAATAGTTTCAAAATAATAGTCACTGCATTATACAACCGGGAACAGTGTGCGTGCAGCGACgcccaacagtctggtggaccagtcCGTCAAGCAAGTGGTCTGATCAGAATGTAAAGTCACGTCCACCCAAGGGAACCAGAGAGGAACAACCAACCACTACACAAACAAACGTATAAACCAATTAGATAAAGACAATCACAATCCGGGTAATAATAACTAAAGAGGTTCCCAGGCAAGTGTAGCAACCTTTAAAACAATCTCTTTAGTTCGTGGTGGAAGAGTTGTtcattatttacaacatatgtcagacctAACAGGAGTATGCAGCGACCCCTTGCTGCCCAAATCTAAAGACGCATATTAACGTTACCAATCGTAATAAATGCAACAATATGTATACTAATTTGTTGAAACATGAGCAATGTTGAAAGATTAGTCTCTTAACATTTATAGACTGGAAGACAGGTGAGGTGTGGACACGGCACTGGACACGGCACTGGACACAGCACTGGACACGGCACTGGACACAGCACTGGACACAGCACTGGACACGGCACTGGACACAGCACTGGACACAGCACTGGACACGGCACTGGACACGGCACTGGACACAGCACTGGACACAGCACTGGACACAGCACTGGACACAGCACTGGACACGGCACTGGACACGGCACTGGACACGGCACTGGACACAGCACTGGACACAGCACTGGACACGGCACTGGACACAGCACTGGACACAGCACTGGACACGGCACTTGACACAGCACTGGACACAGCACTGGACACAGCACTGGACACAGCACTGGACACGGCACTGGACACGGCACTGGACACGGCACTGGACACGGCACTGGACACGGCACTGGACACAGCACTGGACACAGCACTGGACACAGCACTGGACACGGCACTGGACACAGCACTGGACACAGCACTGGACACGGCACTGGACACGGCACTGGACACAGCACTGGACACGGCACTGGACACGGCACTGGACACGGCACTGGACACGGCACTTGACACAGCACTGGACACAGCACTGGACACAGCACTGGACACAGCACTGGACACAGCACTGGACACGGCACTGGACACGGCACTGGACACGGCACTGGACACGGCACTGGACACGGCACTGGACACGGCACTGGACACGGCACTGGACACAGCACTGGACACGGCACTGGACACGGCACTGGACACAGCACTGGACACAGCACTGGACACGGCACTGGACACGGCACTGGACACGGCACTGGACACGGCACTGGACACGGCACTGGACACAGCACTGGACACAGCACTGGACACGGCACTGGACACAGCACAgcacccttcagagcaggagagattgctgaaatagagggaatacagagaacatatacggcacgcatagacgagataaagcacctaaattattgggatcgtctcaaagctctccaaatgtactcactagaaagaagacgagagagataccaaataatatacacatggaaaatactggagggacaggtccctaatctacacagtaaaataacaacatactggagtgaacgatatggaagaaaatgcagaatagaaccagtgaagagcataggtgccataggcacaatcagagaacactgtatgaacatcagaggtccacggttgttcaacgtcctcccagcaagcataagaaatattgccggaacaaccgtggacatctttaagaggaaactagatttattcctccaaggagtgccggaccaaccgggctgtggtgggtatgtgggcctgcgggccgctccaagcaacagtctggtggaccaaactctcacaagtcaagcctggactcgggccgggcttggggagtagaacaactcccagaaccccatcaaccaggtatcaagcaggacacAGGACGGGACAGCACACAGCTCCTCACCTAGACACCACAGTAATCCCCACTGTCAGCCTTGACACTTTACAAtgtgtggggcgggggggggggggctgcctgGTGGGCGGGGCTAGTGTGACCAGAAGGGCGGGGCTAGTGTGACCggaggggggaggggcggggCTAGTGtgaccggagggggggggggggcgaggctagtgtgaccagaggggggagggggggcggggctAGTATGAccggaggagggggggcagaggCTGTACACTATACGCCACTCTAGGCCTATCTCAAACTATAACAACCTGGTTATAATTGAGGAAGAAGAGTTTAAGTAGGTGATGACACTACACATAAGTTTTGTGTTGTACACAAAGTAGAACACGTGTTCCATGGTACGATATCTACACCACATGTTGTTGTTTcacatttagctactcagaactaagtgtccatgtagcacgggctatggtgagcccgtaatctacACCACAGTACCATATCTAACTCACAGTACCGTATGTAAACCATGGTACCATATCTAAATTCCTTTGGTTCTACTCCACTTCCGTTTTCTGTTACCCCCCTTGATAATATACACGATATACTGGACATGATAAATGGCTGTTTGAATATTTAAATGGTTATTTAAACACTAGATTAGAATATGGAGGAAAATACCAGTAAAATAAATAACAATTATCTTGATGAATACCTAAGAACCAATCACATAAATGCTAGAACATTCCCCCTGTTGATTCACTCTTGTCATCAACCGGCTGTTTATTGGTCATTATTGCGTAATTACTTATTTTTATTATGGCCGGGGAAGAGTGCCGTCATCAGCAgccgcctgcctccctgcctcatgAATCACTGAAGAGATATAGCCGGCGCCCCTCTATTTAAACACCGCCCACCGTTCAACTCCCTCTACTCCCACTTGTGCACTATTACACCTACACTCCTGTCCTCTATTGCATTCATTTTCCCCTGAGAATGTTCCTGTttccccatcatcatcaccatcattatcatcatcatcatcatcatcatcatcatcatcatgtcctaactgtgtgttggtgtgtcataTTTCAGGGTACTGGTGTGTATCGTGTGGCTGACAGCGGTGTATTTACATAacctctggtggtgtgtgtattattGCAACACCCGGTCCTTGTGAGTGTGGCTCACCACTCTCCTTTTCCACCAGCCATGATGTCACTTCCATGCTACGTCATGTCATTTCCTTTACGCCACAACTTCCCATTTTCTATAATGATTTTAATTATCATTGGTGAATTTACTACTGAATGTGATTAGTTTGTATTGTTTACTCCTGGATGAATGGTCTCTGATGGATGGTACATGAATAAGTCGATCATTCATTCATCACGCGACGCGATTATTTTGTCTAATTACCTTCATTTGTTTATTTTGAACAATCCACATACATTGTCTGACAGGAATTTTCCCGTTGCAAGAAAATTCCCGCTGGATGAAGATAATTTATCAAAGCGACGAAAATTTCCCGTCCGACCCTTTCCTCTGGATCATTGTCTAGTTATTTATGATTTAAAACTTTGGTATTTCAGTTTCCCTGTTGTCAGTTGCAGACCTGCACTAAGTTAGGACCACTAAGCacttggctggacggtagagcgacggtctcgcttcctgcaggtcgccgtaaaatccccgaccgtccaagtggttggggtaccattccttccctcccccgtcccatctcaaaaccTTATGCTGATTCCTTCCAAGAggtatatagtggtaatggcttggggctttcccctgataaatccCTGCCATCTTCGTATCAGCTCTACCTTTACACGCCGCCCTCAGTCATTAGTGCCTCTATATAATATACAATTTCTGCACCTATTAACTATTACTAGCTCCTATGTATATTTGATTAATGAAATTATTATCgagaaacttactacaatgccAATCCTTCTCCTTcaatgaatgaaggtgaaggaaaaccCTACATTATATAACAAAAATATTCATAATATACAGGAATTCAATTGAGGTGTTTGATGAGTGGTGggcgagggcagcagcagcagcagcaggcagcccaGGAGGGCGCCACACTACCTTAGTCCAGGATGTTACTGGCGGTGTGTTATCATGAAAtatttctctccctctctgtacaccgttggtgttcactccccgccaGAGTGTGTCTCACATCCCGCAGCCCCTtcactacacccacaacacccaccactctaCGATTTCAGCTAATTATAGGCAAAGTAGGATTGACTTTTTGTATAATTTTGCAAATATTGCAATATTTTTTAATTGACTTCATGAAAATAGCACGGGGAATTGGGGGTATTAGAGGGTTGATATTTTCTTAATGTGTGGCACTAGAACCGACCTGAGCCTATTACACTCCTTAACCCCACATTCTTCATGTGTCAAAGTTGGGTTAGGCTACACTCTAACGTCTGGCCTCCAGCCTTCCACAAACAGACGGTCTCTTACACAGATATAGATAGATTATGATGTTTATATTCCAACTTGCTTGATATTTATATCATCAGAGAATATAAGATCCTGTACTATCGCCTGTGAGTCATACGAGAGATATGACGTCAAAGTTATCCTCGTCAATATGCCATTGTTGATAATCTTATCACTGCAAAATATAACAAATCTCTCACTGTACTAGTCCACAGTTGAAAcattcaccctcccccctccccacacaagcCTCACCAGGCTTCAACTTTCCCTATTTACACCCCCCCTTATTCCCTCCTGCGGCATTTCTCAGCCACTCCGTCACTGCAAGTAATAATTCCCCATCCTTCCCGAGTGTGACTCACAGTGGGGAATATGACATATGTGTTTTAATTTACGGCGAGATTTTTGGGAGTCGGCGTTAGGGAGGGAGGACGAGAATAGGCTTCCTGCCGACACCACCAACATGGCCGCCGACGCTCCCGCCAAATTTATCCCGGgtcaaagtcccccccccccccccccacacacacacacgcggggaATATGTACACCAAGACAAGGGATATGTAAACTGAGAAGGGGTCTACTTCCCGGTCTATGTAACCTCAGAGTTTAAAGTTTATAGGCTTTTAAGTCCAAAACCTTAAGTCCCTCCGACAACTTGGGTTTCTTGAGGTATAACAATATGGAGAATATTGTGGTTGGTATATAATTGTCACTGaatatgtttagaatattttcttGATTGATATAATTATAATGAttcatattattataattattataactaGGATGATAATGACCTTGATAATTGACATTATGATTATGATGATCACATTGGTAATAAT from Procambarus clarkii isolate CNS0578487 chromosome 31, FALCON_Pclarkii_2.0, whole genome shotgun sequence includes:
- the LOC138370192 gene encoding uncharacterized protein codes for the protein MVTLGHDDDDDDDDDDDNDGDDDGETGTFSGENECNRGQECRCNSAQVGVEGVERNLSCSEGCCAVSSAVSSAVSSAVSSAVSSAVSSAVSSAVSSAVSSAVSSAVSSAVSSAVSSAVSSAVSSAVSSAVSSAVSSAVSSAVSSAVSSAVSSAVSSAVSSAVSSAVSSAVSSAVSSAVSSAVSSAVSSAVSSAVSSAVSSAVSSAVSSAVSSAVSSAVSSAVSSAVSSAVSSAVSSAVSSAVSSAVSSAVSSAVSSAVSSAVSSAVSSAVSSAVSSAVSSAVSSAVSSAVSSAVSSAVSSAVSSAVSSAVSSAVSSAVSSAVSSAVSSAVSSAVSSAVSSAVSSAVSSAATLYDKYTTLNDNKVTVYDSTSLNDNKVTVYDNTSLNDNKVTVYDTSLNDNKVTVYDTSLNDNKVTVYDNTSLNDNKMTVYNTSLNDNKVAVYDNTSLINNKVTLYNKMTPYDNKRTLAADGM